In Armatimonadota bacterium, the genomic stretch GACCAGGCGGAGGCGCCGATCCTGGCGGAGCTGCGAGAGCGCGAGGCGCTGCTGGCGAGCGCGGAATCAGAGCATTCGTATCCCCACTGCTGGCGCTGCCACCAGCCGATCATCTTCCGCGCCACCGAGCAGTGGTTCGTGGCGGTGGACAAGTTCACGCGCGAGGCGCTGACAGCGATTGAGGGCGTGAAATGGGTGCCGCCGTGGGGGCGCGAGCGCATCGTCGGCATGGTGGCGGAGCGGCCGGACTGGTGCATCTCGCGCCAACGGGTGTGGGGCATTCCCATCCCCGCATTCTACTGCGAGGGCTGCGGCGAGCTGCTGCTGACCCCGGAGACGGTGGAGGCGGTGCGCGCGGTATTTGCCGAGCGCGGCAGCGACGCGTGGTTCACGCTGCCGGCGGCGGAGCTGCTGCCGGCGGGCACCGCCTGCGGCGCGTGCGGCGGAACTGAGTTTCGCAAGGAGAGCGACATCCTCGACGTGTGGTTCGATTCAGGCGCGAGCCACGCGGCGGTGCTGGAGACACGCGCCAACCTGCGCTCGCCCGCCGACCTCTACCTGGAGGGCAGCGACCAGCACCGGGGGTGGTTCCAAGCCTCGCTGTGGACCTCGATCATCGCCCGCGGGCGCGCGCCCTACCGCTGCGTGCTCACCCACGGGTTCTTCCTCGACGAGACCGGGCGCAAGATGAGCAAGTCGCTGGAGAACATCGTTGACCCCAACGCCATCGCCGAGGTCTATGGCGCCGATATCCTGCGGCTGTGGGTCGCCTACGTGGACTTCAAGTCCGACATGCCGATGTCGGAGTCCATCTTCGAGCAGGTGATCGAGGCCTACCGGCGCATCCGCAACACCGTGCGCTTCATGCTCGGCAACCTCTACGACTTCGATCCCGCGGCGGACGCCCCGGCGCCCGCCGACCTGGCGGAGGTTGACCGCTGGGCGCTGCACCGGCTGGGGGAGCTGACGGAACGGGTCACGCGCGCCTACGAGGATTTCGAGTTCCACCGCGTCTATCACGCGGTCAACGACTTCTGCGCGGTGGACATGTCTGCGTTCTATCTGGACATGCTGAAGGATCGCCTATATACTACCGCTGCCGGGTCGCGCGGGCGGCGCTCGGCACAGGCGGCGCTGTACGCGCTCGCGGGCGGGCTGGCGCGGCTGCTGGCGCCGATCCTGAGCCATACGGCGGAGGAAATCTGGCAGCACTTGCCGGGCGCGCACGAGGATAGCGTGCAGTTCGCGCGGTGGCCCGCGGCTGACGGGTGTGACCCGGAGTTGGGGCGCCGTTGGGAGGAGATTCTGCGCGTGCGGGAGCAGGTCAACCGCGCGCTCGAGCGCGCGCGCACGACCGGCGTGGTGGATCAGCCGCTGCACGCCGCGGTCACCATCCACGCGCCGCAGCCGCAGGCGCGCTTGCTGCGCGAGCTGGGGGACGAGCTGGCGCGAGTGCTGATCGTGTCGCAGGCCGAGGTGCGGCCGGCGGCGGAAGCGGCGGTCGAGGTGGCGGCGGCGCCGGGCGGCAAGTGTGCGCGCTGTTGGTTGGTGCAAACCACGGTGGGAGAGCAGGCGGGACATCCGTCGCTGTGCGCGCGCTGCGCCAGCGTGATCATGGGAGAGGGCGAGGCATGAAGACGGCTGAACTTGAGCGCTTTCGCAAGCGGCTCGAGGCCGAGGAACAGGACTTGCTCGAGCGACTGCGCGAGATCGCGAGCACCAAGGGGCGCGCCACCGAGTCGGAGGTGGTGATGGAGCTGTCGGGGTACGATGACCACCCGGCGGACATGGCCTCGGAGACGTTCGAAAAAGAGAAAGACCAGGCGATGCTGGAGGGCATCCACCATTCGCTGGCGCGGGTGCGTAACGCGCTCGCCAAGGTCAAGCGCGGCACCTACGGCAAGTGTGACAACTGCAGCCGGCAGATCGGCCTGCAGCGCCTGCGGGCGCTGCCTCACGCCACGCTGTGCGTCGAGTGCCAGGGACGGCGGGAGACGAGATGATCCCTCCCGGCGGCAGCGGGCGAACATGATGCGCGCGCGCTGGCCGCTCCTGCTGGGGGTGGCCGTCGCCGCGCTGGCGGCGGACCAGGCGACCAAGACGGCGGCGGTGGGCCTGCTGTCCGCCCATCACCCGCACCCCGTCGCCGGAGGCTGGCTGCGGCTGACGCTGGAGCGTAACCCCGGCGGCGCCTTCGGCCTGCTGCCCCAGGCCACGACCTACCTGATCGCGGCCTCGACGGTGATCGCGCTGGCGCTGCTGGTGTACGCTCGCGCCGCCGTCGCTCACTCCACGCTGCTCACGGTGGCGGTGGCGATGCTGCTGGGGGGGGCGCTCGGCAACCTGGTTGATCGCGTGCGCCTGGGCCACGTGGTGGATTTCATTGACCTGCGGGTGTGGCCGGTATTCAATGTCGCCGACATCGCGGTGACGGCGGGGGTGGGGCTTATCATTCTGGCGGCGGCGCTGCCCCGCCGCCGCCAGGCAACGGAAAGCGAGAAGTAAGAGTGCGGCCGACGCTGTTCAGACTGGGGCCGCTGGAGGTGCGCTCCTACGGCGTGATGCTGGTGCTGGCGTTCGTCGCCGGCACGCTGTGGGCGATGCGCGAGGCGCGCCGTCGCGGGCTGGCGCCGGAGCGCATGATTGACGGCGGGCTGGCGGCGCTGGCGGGGGGACTGATCGGCGCGCGCATCGTCTTCGTGGCGCTCGACCCCTACCTGACCTGGCGCGACCTGCCGTTCGTGTGGCGCGGCGGGCTGTCGTTTCACGGCGGGCTCATCGGAGGCCTGGGTGCGGTCGCCCTCTATGCACGTGCGACCCGCACCGCCCTCGCCGCCATGCTCGACTGCGGGGCGCCGGGGATGGCTCTGGGCTATGCCGTCGCGCGCATCGGCTGTTTCCTCAACGGGTGCTGCTATGGCGGCCCCAGTGATCTCCCCTGGGCCACGCGCTTCAGCGACGGCGGCGCCGGCCTCACTCCGCCCAGCCACCCGGCCCAGCTCTACGCCAGTGCGGGCAGCCTGGTGATCTTCGGGCTGCTGCTGCTGCGGCGGCCGGGCGCGCGCGCCGGCGGCCAGCTTTTCGCCGCCTATCTCGGTCTCTACGGCGTGCTGCGCTTCGTCGTCGAGTTCTGGCGCAAGGGCTATACCGCGCAGGTGCTGTGGGATGGCCTGACCCAGGCGCAGGTCGCCAGCCTCGGCCTGATGGCGCTTGGAGTTATTGGGTGGTTCGGGCTCAAGGGGCTGGCAAGGCGGGCCGGGAGAAGCAGCCTGGATGAACGGGGATGAAGGCGGAGGCAGGGGCAAGGCATGCTGCGCCCCGACGCCCATGACGCGGCTCGTAGTCGCGTCCGCCGACGCGGGCGAGCGCCTCGATGTCTTGATTGCGCGACGCGCGCCCGAGCTGTCGCGGGCGCAGGCGCAGCGGCTGATCAAGGCGGGCGCCGTCACGGTTGACGGGAAAGCGGTGAAGCCCCGCTTCGTCGTGCGCGCGGGCCAGGAGATCACCATCAGCCTGCCGCCGCCGCAGCCCACGCATCTGATTCCCCAGGCGCTGCCCCTCGACATCCGCCACGAGGATTCCGATCTGATCGTCGTCAACAAGCCCCCGGGCATGGTCGTGCATCCGGGAGCCGGTCGCCGCCAGGAGACCCTGGTCAACGCGCTGCTCGCCCACTGCCGCGATCTGTCCGGCATCGGGGGCGAGCTGCGGCCGGGGATCGTCCACCGGCTGGATAAGGATACCTCGGGGCTGCTGGCGGCGGCCAAGAACGACTTCGCCCACGCCGCGCTGGCGGCGCAGCTCAAGGCGCGCACCGCGGGGCGGCGGTATCTGGCGCTGGTATGGGGACGGCCGCGGACGGATCACTTCGTCGTGCGCACGTTGTTGGGCCGGCATCCCTCACAGCGGGTGATGATGGCGGTGCTCGACCCCGCGCGGGAAGGCAAGCCCGGGGCGCGCGAGGCGATCACCGAGGTGCGCGTGCGCGAGGTGCTGGGGCCGATGACCCTAGTCGAGGCGCGGCTGCAGACCGGGCGCACCCACCAGATCCGCGTACACCTGGCGCACGTGGGGCACCCGGTGGTGGGCGACCCGACGTATGGAGGGGGGCGGAGCAAGGCGGAACAGGGGCGGCTCAATGCCGAGACGCGGCGGCTGGTCGCGGCCCTGCCCGGGCAGGCGCTGCACGCTTACTACCTGGCCTTCGACCACCCGCGCAGCGGCGAGCGCCTGGAGTTCACCGCCGACCCGCCGGCGGAGATGCAAGCGGTGATCGCGCACCTGCGGGGGCGTGCATCTGAATCAGCTTAATCGCCAGCCCGACCGCCGCAGGACGCGCCACGCTCAGGCTCGCCCCCGGCAGCGGGGAGAACGGGCTCACAAGAACATCTCGGGGCCGATGCTGCGGAAGGTGGGCTAGCGCGCGAGGACGGAGGCGATCTCGGCGATGCGGCTGACCGGCTGCAGGCAGTCCACGATGGAGCGCGAGTGACCACCATGAGGGTCGCGCACGCTGAGGTCGAGGCGCTTGAAGCCGCGCACCATGCCGCCGTTGGCATCGGCGAGCAGGCGCACCACCGGGCGCGAGAGATCGCGCTCGCTGCCGCCGCTGACCACCGCCCACTCGCCGCCGTCGAGCTTGACGATGGCGCCGACGGGATAAAGCCGCAGCAGTTGGGCGAAGCGCCGCAGCAGACGGGGCTCGAACTGGCTGCTGCCGGAGTAGAGCATCCACCCCGCCGCCTGCTCCGGTCGCACCGGCGCGCGGTAGGGGCGGACGGTGGTTAGGGAATCGTAGCAGTCAACGATGGTGCAGATGTGGCTGTAGAAGTTGAGCGCGCGCGGCCGCGCGGTCTTGGGATAGCCGGTGCGGTCGTGCTTGATGTGATGCTCGAAGGCCACCACCGCCGCCAGGTCCGGCACGCCGGGGGTGGTGGCGAGCACCTTGGCGCCAACCAGGGGATGGGTGTGCATGACCATCCACTCCTCTTCGGTCAGCGGCCCCGGCTTGCGCACGATGTCGAGCGGCACGAAGACCTTGCCGATGTCATGGAGGATGCCGGCCATGCCCAGGTCTATCATCTGCTTCTGGTTGAGCCCCAGGGTGCAGCCGAAGACCATGGCGACGATGCAGACGTTGACCGAGTGCTCGTAGAGGTACTCGTCATAGCTCTTGATGGCGGCCAGGCTCACCAGCCCGGAGCTGTCGTAGAGCAGCGAGCTCAGCATATCCTCGACCACCGCGCGCACCGCCACCACGTCTATGACTTGCCCGCGCTCGACCGCGTTCATGGCGCGGCGGACGGTGTCCACGGCATCCTGGTAAATCTCGAATGCCTGGCGCTCCTGCATGTCGTCGGGCTGGTCGCTGCGGCGCGGTTCGAGCACGAGGTGGGTGACGCCGTGGCCCTCGAGCGCGCCCTTGGCGCCGCCCTGAAGCTCGAGCGCGCGGGGATCGGTGATGAGCACCTCCGCCAGCACCGCCAGCTCGCGCTGCTCCACCGCGGGGGTGATGGTAATGCAGCCGACCTCGCGCGCCAGCAGCTCCTCCGCCAGCGGCACCAGCGTGCCGATATTGTCGGGCAGCGGCAGGTTGTCGAAGACGAACTGATCGGTCTGAACGTTGATTTCCAGCCGGGGGCGTTCGCGCAGCAGCACGTTGAGGCGTTCGGTCGCCTCCTGCAGGCAGTCCACGGCAACCGAGTGCTGCACGCCGTAGAAGGTGCTGTTGCGCACCGCCGTCGCCACCGCCACCAGCGCCTGCTCCACCTGCGTGGAGAACTGCACGGCGGCGGCGTTGCTGTCATCGGTGCGGGCTGGGTGGCCCCCCCGCGCCGTAGGGGTGCCCACGTTCAGGTCCTGTTCAGTCACGCGTTCGGCTCCATTTGAAGGTTAGGCCCGGGGGCGGTCGGCCTGCATCTCCTCGAACATCTCCTGGCACGCCGCGCGCACCGCCGGCCGCTTGTCCTTGATGTAGCCGGCGAGCACATCCAGGCACTCGGGGGTGCCGATGCGCTTGAGGGCCGCCGCCGCCGCGAGCCTGGTTTCGTCGGCCCTGGCGGCCCCGAACCAGGGGCGGCGCCGGAGCACGCGCGATAAGGTTTGGATCGCCTGGCCGCCGGCGATCTTGCCCAGGGCGCAGATCGCCTCGAGCTGGTCGCCAATGGCTCGGCCGGGCAGAGCCGAGCCGCCGGTAGCGACCCGCGACAACTCGGGCACCGACTCCGCGCTGCGCAAGTCGCCGAGGGCAGCGATGGCGGCGCGCCGGATGGACGGGTAGTGGTCGGTGACGCCGGGCAACAGCAGTCGTGCGGCTCCCGGGGAGTTGGTCTTGCCGAGCGCCTGCACCGCCATCAGGCGCACCAGCACGTCGCGCGCGCCCAAAGCCTTGCCCAGCCCCTCGAGCGCCTGCGGCGTGGCTATGCGCGACAGCACGCGCACCACCGCTTGCCCGGTCTGGGTGTAGCCGCTGTGCAGCGCCCGGCACAGCTCCGGCACCGCTTGATCGCCCAGGCGCACCAGCGCCTCCATCACCGCGGTGTCGGCGCCCGGCATCAGCGGCTCCGCGATCAACTGCGTCAGCATCGGCGCGGCAGCCTTGCCCAGGAAGACCAGAAGCTCGGTGGCCGTTTCCGCCTGGTCCGGGGTCGCCGCGCGAATCATCTGCCCCGCGAAGCGCAGGATGGCATCGGTGCCGATGGCCTCCAGGGCGGCGCGGGCGCGCAGGCGCTGCCAGGCGGGGTAGTCGCCGGACTCGTTGGCGTGGCGGGCGAGACTGGCGAGGGCGGAGAGCGCGGCCGCTCGCTGGTTGTGGTCCATCAGCTCGCGGGTCTTGCGTTCCAGCTCGGTCGCGACCTTGGAGTAGCCGTCGAGCTTGGTTTCCTTGTCGAGGACTTCCAGCAGGGTCGTCACCGCATCGGCGAGGGTGGTCTGCCCGCGCGCCGACTGGAGCAGGTCCGTCATCTCCTCCCACGGCGACAGGGGCTCGAACTTCATCGCGGCGATGCCGTTGAGGATCATCGCCAGGCGGCTGGCAGGGCGGTGGGCGTCGGCGCCGAGCAGATGCATCGCCTGGTCACCGCGTTCGGTGCCGACGAAGGCGTCGGCCAACTCACGCGGGAGGTTGCGCGCCTCCGCCAAGGCGGCGGCCAGCTCCCTGAGCACGCCGGGCAGACGTTCGTTGGCGGGGGAGGCGACGACCTCATCCGGGCTGGGCGGTCCCTGCCCCGTGTGGTTGGCGTGGAAGGCGAAGATGCGCGGGCGCACCGCCGGCGGCAGCTTGGCGACCGCCGCGCGCACGTTGGCCTTGACCTTCTCCCATTCGGCGCTGGAGCGCGCCAGGATGATGCGCTCCAGCCGCTGCACGATCTGGCCCACGAACGCGGAACGGCCGCCCTCGGCCGCTTGCGCTGCAGCGCCGGTCAGGCATTCCGCGAGCAGGCGCACCACCAACGCCGGGTCGGCCAGCACATGGAGTAGCTTGTCATAGGTCTCCTCGTCAACGTCGTCGGCGTCCGCACACAGGATCTCGGCCAGCTCCGCGATGAGCGCGTCCCAGTTCGCTTCCAGGAACTGGGCGGTGATCGCTTGCTCCGCGACCGGCGCCTCGTCAGCGAAGCACAGGTCCTCCACCTCGATGCCCGTCACCCCCGAGGCCAGCAGGATCTGGCGCACGCCGCCGCGGGCGCGCAGCCGCGCCGCTGGCAGGTCCATCGCCGCCAGCAGCACTGAGAGCTCGGTGGGGTCGACGGCGGCGCGGAAGGTGATGGCCAGGATCCCGTGCTGGCGCAGGCGCTTGGCGAGGGCATTGGTGTCGGCGGTCTGGCGATGGGCCTGGTCGTCAATAAGCAGGCCCACCTCGGTCGCGGTCAGGGTCAACTTGCCGCGTTCACGGAGAGCGGTCTCCAGCGCCAGGCACGCCTCGTCGCGCGCCGTCATCGCAATCGGGTGGTCCTCCTGGTAGAGGCTCGCCGCCCGACGTGCGGCGACCAGGCGGTCAAACACGACCGCCAGGTCGCCAGGGATCGGAGACACCGCACGGAGCAGAAGCTCCCGCGCTTCGGTGGTCTCGCTGGTCATGCCGAATCGCCTCGGCGAAACGAGTTTCCGCTGACCCGCCGGCAGCGGCGGGCCGCCGCTTCATACCAATCGGCTATATTCCACATCCGGGGTGCGTTTGTGGTCTCCGCCGGCCGGGCGCTGGCGCCGCAGCGTACAGGCGGGTTCCACCACGCCCGGCCCTGCCGTGGGGCAGGAACGGAATCGTGATCAGCGAAATACCCCTCGGCGGGGACGCGCCCGCGCCAGCGGCCGACGCCAGACCCAATGACCAAGCGCATCCGCATAGAGGTCGAACGCCTGCCGCAGGGCCGGGGATTGCCGCTGCCGACGTATCAGACCGCCGGCGCGGCTGGGATGGACCTGCACGCGGCGGTGGAGACGGAAGCGGTGATCGCGCCCGGGCGCTGGGCGCTCATTCCGGCCGGGATCAAGATCGCGGTGCCCCCCGGGTACGAGGCGCAGGTGCGCCCGCGCAGCGGGTTGGCGCTGCGCCACGGGGTGACGCTGCTCAACACGCCGGGGACCATTGACGCGGACTATCGGGGGCCGGTGGCGGTGATCGTGCACAACGCCGGCCGCGAGCCGTTCGTGGTGCGCCGCGGCGATCGCATCGCGCAGCTGGTGATCGCGCCGGTGTGCCGCGCGGAGCTGGCGGAGGTCGTGGCCCTGGACGACACCCCGCGCGCCGGCGGGGGCTTCGGGCACACGGGATTGTCCGCGGAGATCACAGAGGACACGTAGGAAGCGACTCAGCCGCAGATGAATACAGATGAACGCGAATGAGGGGCAAGGGAAACAGCAGAGCTCGAGCGCCGCGGAGTTGGCCACGCTATGGGGAGTGACACCCGATGCGACGTGGCTTAGAGCCGGATTATGCATTGTCAACGTGAAGCGCTCTCCCGATGGGTGTGTCATCCCGAGCAACGCGAGGGATCCCCTACCGGGGTTGCTCGCGGCTGCAATTGTTGGCCTTGGGCATCCCTGGTAGGGGATTCCTCGGTCGCGCCGCTCCCTCGGAATGACATCCCCGAAGCCTTACGCATAATCCGGGTTAGACCCTATCCCAGGATTGACAGTCCATGACCAATGTCATTGCGAACGAAGCAAGGGGTCTCGCGTGGCACGGGATTTGCCAGCCAGAGGCGTGTGAGCTTCGCTGCGCCCATGACCGTTGGCTCGTTTTCGGGATAGGCGCTTGGTGGAGCGGAGGAAGAAGATGAGGCTGGAGGAGAAGTTTCGGCGGGCGGGGCG encodes the following:
- a CDS encoding HD domain-containing phosphohydrolase, which encodes MTEQDLNVGTPTARGGHPARTDDSNAAAVQFSTQVEQALVAVATAVRNSTFYGVQHSVAVDCLQEATERLNVLLRERPRLEINVQTDQFVFDNLPLPDNIGTLVPLAEELLAREVGCITITPAVEQRELAVLAEVLITDPRALELQGGAKGALEGHGVTHLVLEPRRSDQPDDMQERQAFEIYQDAVDTVRRAMNAVERGQVIDVVAVRAVVEDMLSSLLYDSSGLVSLAAIKSYDEYLYEHSVNVCIVAMVFGCTLGLNQKQMIDLGMAGILHDIGKVFVPLDIVRKPGPLTEEEWMVMHTHPLVGAKVLATTPGVPDLAAVVAFEHHIKHDRTGYPKTARPRALNFYSHICTIVDCYDSLTTVRPYRAPVRPEQAAGWMLYSGSSQFEPRLLRRFAQLLRLYPVGAIVKLDGGEWAVVSGGSERDLSRPVVRLLADANGGMVRGFKRLDLSVRDPHGGHSRSIVDCLQPVSRIAEIASVLAR
- a CDS encoding TraR/DksA C4-type zinc finger protein — translated: MKTAELERFRKRLEAEEQDLLERLREIASTKGRATESEVVMELSGYDDHPADMASETFEKEKDQAMLEGIHHSLARVRNALAKVKRGTYGKCDNCSRQIGLQRLRALPHATLCVECQGRRETR
- the lgt gene encoding prolipoprotein diacylglyceryl transferase; this translates as MRPTLFRLGPLEVRSYGVMLVLAFVAGTLWAMREARRRGLAPERMIDGGLAALAGGLIGARIVFVALDPYLTWRDLPFVWRGGLSFHGGLIGGLGAVALYARATRTALAAMLDCGAPGMALGYAVARIGCFLNGCCYGGPSDLPWATRFSDGGAGLTPPSHPAQLYASAGSLVIFGLLLLRRPGARAGGQLFAAYLGLYGVLRFVVEFWRKGYTAQVLWDGLTQAQVASLGLMALGVIGWFGLKGLARRAGRSSLDERG
- a CDS encoding HEAT repeat domain-containing protein, which codes for MTSETTEARELLLRAVSPIPGDLAVVFDRLVAARRAASLYQEDHPIAMTARDEACLALETALRERGKLTLTATEVGLLIDDQAHRQTADTNALAKRLRQHGILAITFRAAVDPTELSVLLAAMDLPAARLRARGGVRQILLASGVTGIEVEDLCFADEAPVAEQAITAQFLEANWDALIAELAEILCADADDVDEETYDKLLHVLADPALVVRLLAECLTGAAAQAAEGGRSAFVGQIVQRLERIILARSSAEWEKVKANVRAAVAKLPPAVRPRIFAFHANHTGQGPPSPDEVVASPANERLPGVLRELAAALAEARNLPRELADAFVGTERGDQAMHLLGADAHRPASRLAMILNGIAAMKFEPLSPWEEMTDLLQSARGQTTLADAVTTLLEVLDKETKLDGYSKVATELERKTRELMDHNQRAAALSALASLARHANESGDYPAWQRLRARAALEAIGTDAILRFAGQMIRAATPDQAETATELLVFLGKAAAPMLTQLIAEPLMPGADTAVMEALVRLGDQAVPELCRALHSGYTQTGQAVVRVLSRIATPQALEGLGKALGARDVLVRLMAVQALGKTNSPGAARLLLPGVTDHYPSIRRAAIAALGDLRSAESVPELSRVATGGSALPGRAIGDQLEAICALGKIAGGQAIQTLSRVLRRRPWFGAARADETRLAAAAALKRIGTPECLDVLAGYIKDKRPAVRAACQEMFEEMQADRPRA
- the ileS gene encoding isoleucine--tRNA ligase, with product MERETRNYRDTLNLPRTAFPMKANLPQREPEIQARWDELDLYARIQAQNAGREQYILHDGPPYTSGDIHLGQALNKILKDIVVKFKTMQGYDAPFVPGWDMHGLPTEMRALRTFDLDRHQIEPMELRGRAHETAVKFMEVQRRQFRRLGVRGEWEHPYLTVDPTYEAAVLGVFRDLVAHDAVYRGLKPVYWCATCETALAEAEIEYAPATSPSIFVKFALVSDVRERFPDAPAGTPAYLVIWTTTPWTLPANVAVAAHPGFEYALVRAGDELLVMAAELVGAVMTAVGKDGYEVLATRPGEKLEGLRARHPFVEREPVVVLADYVTLEQGTGLVHIAPGHGKEDFATGQQYRLATLSPLDGRGIFTAEGGKFAGLRYDQAEAPILAELREREALLASAESEHSYPHCWRCHQPIIFRATEQWFVAVDKFTREALTAIEGVKWVPPWGRERIVGMVAERPDWCISRQRVWGIPIPAFYCEGCGELLLTPETVEAVRAVFAERGSDAWFTLPAAELLPAGTACGACGGTEFRKESDILDVWFDSGASHAAVLETRANLRSPADLYLEGSDQHRGWFQASLWTSIIARGRAPYRCVLTHGFFLDETGRKMSKSLENIVDPNAIAEVYGADILRLWVAYVDFKSDMPMSESIFEQVIEAYRRIRNTVRFMLGNLYDFDPAADAPAPADLAEVDRWALHRLGELTERVTRAYEDFEFHRVYHAVNDFCAVDMSAFYLDMLKDRLYTTAAGSRGRRSAQAALYALAGGLARLLAPILSHTAEEIWQHLPGAHEDSVQFARWPAADGCDPELGRRWEEILRVREQVNRALERARTTGVVDQPLHAAVTIHAPQPQARLLRELGDELARVLIVSQAEVRPAAEAAVEVAAAPGGKCARCWLVQTTVGEQAGHPSLCARCASVIMGEGEA
- a CDS encoding RluA family pseudouridine synthase, translating into MNGDEGGGRGKACCAPTPMTRLVVASADAGERLDVLIARRAPELSRAQAQRLIKAGAVTVDGKAVKPRFVVRAGQEITISLPPPQPTHLIPQALPLDIRHEDSDLIVVNKPPGMVVHPGAGRRQETLVNALLAHCRDLSGIGGELRPGIVHRLDKDTSGLLAAAKNDFAHAALAAQLKARTAGRRYLALVWGRPRTDHFVVRTLLGRHPSQRVMMAVLDPAREGKPGAREAITEVRVREVLGPMTLVEARLQTGRTHQIRVHLAHVGHPVVGDPTYGGGRSKAEQGRLNAETRRLVAALPGQALHAYYLAFDHPRSGERLEFTADPPAEMQAVIAHLRGRASESA
- the dut gene encoding dUTP diphosphatase; translation: MTKRIRIEVERLPQGRGLPLPTYQTAGAAGMDLHAAVETEAVIAPGRWALIPAGIKIAVPPGYEAQVRPRSGLALRHGVTLLNTPGTIDADYRGPVAVIVHNAGREPFVVRRGDRIAQLVIAPVCRAELAEVVALDDTPRAGGGFGHTGLSAEITEDT
- the lspA gene encoding signal peptidase II, whose translation is MMRARWPLLLGVAVAALAADQATKTAAVGLLSAHHPHPVAGGWLRLTLERNPGGAFGLLPQATTYLIAASTVIALALLVYARAAVAHSTLLTVAVAMLLGGALGNLVDRVRLGHVVDFIDLRVWPVFNVADIAVTAGVGLIILAAALPRRRQATESEK